In Lolium rigidum isolate FL_2022 chromosome 3, APGP_CSIRO_Lrig_0.1, whole genome shotgun sequence, the genomic window GGCAACTTCCGCATACTTCACTTCTcgtgagaatttcttgatttctctctttgaaaagctggttttatggatcatgttgacctgcccgCGTGGTTCTGAAAACATCTCGGTTGATACGTACTTGTCTCCTTCTGCTGGCATGTACGGTTCTGGTATGTATGGTTACGCGGATAATCGTAGGATCCTGCTCTCCTTTCCATTGTATGAACTCTCGCTGTGGCTTCAGCCCTAAGGTCGTcacagaactgccgaatttcgGGGAATTGCCGACAATTCCTGAGCAAATGACTAGATTTTTCATGGCCATCCTTTGGATCGATATAAGAGTGCAGgtaacacggtgcttcaagttgctccgtggccgatagaTAAGGTGTGCGAAAGCGGCCCTTGTTTGGTTGTGCGTTGTGGCATCCTCGTTCGTACTGTCGAGGGCGTGTCGCgatttgctcttcttcttcacgaCGTGAATCCCTTCGTCTCTTCCTCTGCTCCTCTAAGACGCCGAAGCTGCCTCGGCTGCCCTCTCCCGCGCTCCTGGGTGGAACTACCGAGGTTGCTGCTGGTGCAACATTTTCTGGgactgaagttcttgagcttgatgCGTTTGACCcagggaggcgaagaaaccctccggagtcgatgatgaagtggacgccACCGAAAATAGTATCCATGTTGCCGTGCGATTCTGCTAAGATCAGATGCGACACCTCGGTGTGTGGAACGTACTCGTAGGACCTGCAACGAACTGAATCTTTCGGATCGGACGGTGTTGGTGACTCGAGCACGAACGCCGCAGACGTGACTGGTATTGCCGATGACCGGCCTTGTGACGAcagatttcccacagacggcgccaattgtcgagggtactcctcggcaatgccttccgattggggcttagggttgatggaatcctataggctgacacgagacatcgattaacagacaagcggggagagcgatttacccaggttcggggccctcgatgaggtaaaacccttacgtcctgcctgtctgatcttgattatgaaaatattgggttacaatggggtgccgaaggtttcggctgtgatctcgtcgagaggctaagtgctacggtgacctagctctagacttctggtggctaaagttgctatgatTGATTCCGTCCCTCGGCGGCCCCTctccggcctttatataggaggccaggtctcaagagatctgtccgggtacgactaggtttacaatagtcctagctctaaactttccttgttcggctcctctcttgccttgttcgtcaaggaaTCCTCTCCTGCATCGCCCTAGTGGCCTGCCTTGCCAtcgagtatcttcatgggcctccagctgggccgcacaggatagggcaatgccggttacccgaagggtaatgcccacgtcaagagGAATCTAACATATCCATGGATGAATCCATGATTGCTTATATTACCCAAGTGTCTCCAGAAGAAAACGCGGTTCTATCAGCCCCTTCTTATGAGGAGGAGATACGAAAAGCGGTCTTTGAAACGGAGCATAATAAAGTGCCAAGCCCTCATGGTTTTCCGGCTGAATTTTATCAATCTTTCTGGGATATTATCAAGCATGATTTATTGGAGCTCTTCCGGGAACTCCGTGTCGGTCAACTGGATTTATTCCGCATCAACTTTGGTGAAATTATCCTTCTACAAAAAAAGCTCTGATGCAGAAtgcattcaacaatatagaccaataTGTACGCTTAACGTTTGTTTTAAAAAAACCAAAGTTACTACTATTACACTCAATTCAGTGGCAGATCATGTGGTCCATCCGTCCCAGACTGCGcttatgcaaggaagacacattctAGATGGTGTTGTCACTTTGCATAAAACAGTTCATGAGATGCATCGAAAAAATCGGAATGTGATattctcaaaatcaactttgaaAAAGCTTAGGATAAATttaaatggtcttttcttcaacaaacactCAGAATGAAAGACTTTTCAGATGAGTGGCGCGCTCTTATAAATAACTTTGTTTTCGGTGGAACTGTTGCCCTTAAGGTCAATTATGATATTAGTATATACTTCCACATGaaaaaaggtttgaggcaaggGAATCCGCTATCTCCACTATTATTTAACATTATGACGGATATGCTTGCGATTATAATTGAGCGGGCGAAGGTTAATGTCCAGATTGAAGGGGTAGTCCCTCATCTTGTGGATGGGGGATTATCTATTCTTccgtatgccgatgatacaattctatttatggatcatgacttggaaaaagcacgaaatctgaagttaattcttACAACATTCGAGCAGTTGTCaggtcttaagattaatttccataaaagtgaattgttctattTCGGTGAGGCCAAAGACGATGCCAACCTATATGCCGAGTTGTTCGGATGTGGGCTTGGTTGTTTTTCGATTAGCTATctcggtattccgattcattatcggagactgatGTTGGGTGAATGAAAACTTGTTGAGGAAAGACTACATAAACGTCTTAGTAgctggaaaggcaaattactGTCCCTTGGGGGGAGATCGGTTCTCATAAATGCAGTACTTACGAATATGGTACGGTATATAATTTCCTTCTTCCACCTTTCCAAAGGTATCTTACATAGATTGGATTatctccgatcaagattcttttggcaaggggatagtgagaagaaaaaatcTCGATTGACAAAATGGAGCGTTCTCTGTTGTTCAAAAGATCAAGGTGaacttggtgttcatgatcttaAAGTTAAAAACAGGGCCTTGCTAGGAAAATGGCTGGCTAGGTTGTTAACTGAGTATGGTATATGCCAGTAACTATTACGGAAAAAGTATGTGGGTTCAAAAGCGGCATCTCAGGTCTATGGGAAACTGGGGTATTCACACTTTTGGGTGGCATTATGGCGACTAAGAAGCACGTTTGTCCATATGGTTCGTTCTCCACAAAGAATGGGGCGGGGATTAGGTTATGGTAAGatagatggttgggaacaacTACTCTTCGAGAACAATATCTAGCCTTATACAATATGGTTCGTCACAAAGGAGATACCTTGCAGAAGGTTATGGAAACTTCTCCACCAGCTATGACGTTCAGACGTGATCTTATTGGCCCCCGTCTAACTTgttggaatgaattgctacagaGGTTAGCTTCAATACAACTAGTTCAGAGGGCTGATGAATTCCGATGGATCCTTACCAAGAACGGTGTGTTCTTAGTCAACTCCATGTATCAGGCGCTTACCATTCCCAGTCAACCGATTGTcaataataaatccatctggaaAATGAAGATACCGCTGAAAATAAAAGTCTTTGCGTGGTATCTTCGTCGGAGTGTGATTCTAACCAAAAACAACCTTGTTAAACATAATTGACAGGGCTGTAagaaatgtgttttttgtcatgaagatgagacaattaaacaccttttcttcaactgtagggttgctagatctatatggtcaatcattcagctgGGTTCTACTTTATACCCACCtcgtagcattgcaaatatttttggcaattggctaaatggggtggatCCTAGGTATAAAACGCTAATCAAAGTAGGTGCGGTTGCCGTTGTATGGTCgttgtggctatgtagaaatgacaaggtttttaatgataagaattcCTCTCTTGTGCAGGCCATCTACCgatgtacggctttgctccgtttaTGGTCGCCACTTCAACGATTGGAGGATCGAGATCTCTTTACGGAGGTATCTACACAGTTGGAGAATACGGCCAAGGAGTTTATTTTCCAACATGGACGGGTGCATAATAGGCGGATCGAAGCCAATAAAGCTTAGTCTAGttggctttttttttctttctttataaATTAATTTTGTTCCAGACTTGATACTTGAATGacagtgtgcatcttagttatgcagaggttgagtgtaatgcttaaattttttgagtaataaagcgcctttatcgaaaaaagctgCTTTTGTTGTTGGCGGCGCTGGCAGCACAGCTGCGGCAAACATTACTAGTGATGATGGTGTTGTTGTTGATGGCAGCGGCAATGGCAATGACCCTCCTTCTTCTTGATCTAATAAGGTTTTCTTTTAAAACTTCCGTGCATCACATACTGCCTCGTCTAGACTATTCGTTTGTTTCGAAAACTTTGTTATTATTTTGAACTATCTATGCAGTAATTCTGGAAATTGATGTCTCGGGCTTAAACCATGTTTGTGTTGAAAACCCTAATATGTGGTATACCTAGACCGAACAGATCTATTTTACATGTACGTCAAAACAAATCGTGGTACAGATATGCATAATCTATTCTGCCGCGTCACTTGTCACATCATAAAAAGTTGTACACCACATTCTTTTTTAAACGTACACCGCATTCCAATATGCGGTTCGACGGGATGTGGTATCTAGATATGTTGTGAGCATACATAAGAAACTAATCTATTATGACATACTACCTCCAATCCAAAGATTAAGCCTTATTTTTTTTCAAAGTGTCTAGAGATGTTGTGAGCAGACATAAGAAACTAATCTATTGTGACGTACTATCTCCAATCCAAAGATTAAAGATTAAGCCTTattttttttaaagtcaaaccATGTAAAGTTTGATTAAATTTTCAGAAgaatatatcaacaaatataataatttgtagataccatatgaaaatatacttcattatctatctaataatattgattttaaattttgcatgttaatgatttttggtaaaaacttagtcaaacatgACATAGAATACTAGCCTtaatttgggatggaggtagtagcttCTTGTAGACTAATTTACTACATACATTCAGTTCAGGAggtacatgatcagaggtgagtgATTCAGTTTTAACATTTGTTGTCAGAGCAAAATCGCTCCCACATTTGGCGTCAGAACTGATCAATTCTTCATAGCTCAACAGAACGACAGCAGCGCACGCATGCATCAGTATTCAGTAGTAGTTCAGTACGCCGCGACCGCAAGCTATCTCCTAAATTATCAGTGGCGTCTGGGCAACGAGATGCGACGAGTGTTTCTTTCTTGGAACCAGCTTGAGCGATCAATGGCGGAATCCCGCTCAGGAAGCTCGCGCGCTCGTGCTGCTAGCTACGGTTGCCGGGGTAAAAGAGCTCCTCCGCCCCGACCTTCATGCTGGCCGTGGCGGCTACGAGCTTGACCATCTTGGCCGCGccgtcgaggacggcgacctcGACCATGAACGCGCCGCACACGGGGCGGTGGTCGGAGAACTTGGACTCCCCGCGGACGTACGCCACCTGCACGATCCCCTCGCCGCGCCACAGGATCCGGTCGCACCATGCTGGCGTCCTCCGTTTTGGCTTCTTCTTCGACGCTGcgccaccggcactgccgccgtcgtcgtcgccggcgtagCTGTCGGAGTTCCACGAGTACTTGTACGTGGGCGCGAAGGCGATGAGGCCCTCGCTCCACCCCCGGAAGACCCCGCCCTCCCGCTCCGtcttgagctggtccttctcgaaCAGCGCCGCCCAGTCGCCGGCTTCCACTAGCTTCTTCGCCTCCGCGTAGCTTAGACCGATCCGGTAGTTCAGGTCCCCCAGCCAGATCACTCGGCTGCAGAAATCCGACGAATTACTCGATATTAATTAATGGCGGAAACCGGAACAAGAAACACTGGTGACCAGAGAAACTGTGACGTACTCGTGGTCGAGGATTCGCTCCGGGATGCGGCGGCCGGAACGCTTGCAGACGCGGCGGAACTGTGTGCTCTTGAGGATCTCGACGACGTCGGAATTGCGGCGGAGCTCGTCGCCGTCCTTCTCGCCGGAGGCGAGGTGGCTGCACACGAAGCAGAGGGAAGTCTGGTGCAGCGACATGCTGACGGAGATGCACCCTTTGTTgccaaggcggcccatgatgccgCAGCCGACGCAGCTGAGCCGGACGTGGCTGATGTGCGCCACCAGCTCCCGCCGTGCCCACACCGTCGTGAAGAGACCCACCATCTGCTTGCAGGCCACGAGGCAGTACCTCCCCTGCAggctccccgccgccggccgcagcAGTAGCGTGGCGTCGGACACCATGGACGATGACGCTgcctcctcgtcgacgacgacgtccgcgtcCTCCTCTTCTGACGTCGTCGTGTCGCCCTCAGCAGCGTGCTGGCGCTGGTTTTTGCTGCTGCCGCAGCGCATAATCAGGCATGATGAAGGCGCTCTGTAGTTCGGCCGGCGCCGGGGCGGCTTCTCCGCGGGGCAAGTGCATGACTTGAGCCGGCGGCCGCGGGTGATTGCGGCGCGGCGAACCTCTCTCGGGGAAGACCCGTTCTTGTGGAACAGAGACGGGTCGAGAGGGCTGGAGCTCGCCGTCTGGAGTGCGTAGGCGGGGGATGCGGACTGGCTGAAGGAgcggctcgccagcggcgacgaggaggaaggcCGGTTGAGCGCCTGGTTGATGAGCGCGAGCCATCTCGCCGCTGGCTCGTTGTCCTCGATGACAAGCACGTTCCCGGCGTTGAGAGGGACCACCTCCTGGAATCTGCATCACCGTTACAGCATATTAAGCTTCTTACTAATTCAGATGAACTGCATTTGGTACGGTGAAACCCAAACGTAAATGTTTAcacgaaacaaaacaaaaaattaaggTTTATAAAGGCAGGCGCACTGCCATCCGATTGttatgtactacctctgtccataaatagatgccaaaagtttgtttaaatttgaatgtatctagacacgatttagtgtatagatacatccgaatttaaataaatctttggcatctatttatggacggagggagtacaagaagTGGAGCTCAAACCCATGGAATACAAGGCCAAAAGCGAAGAGCCTACAAACCACCGCGCCGAAATAAATCACACAATTGGTGAGTTTGTAAATTTTCTCAACTGGTTCTCATTTATCAAAATATTTCATACTTTTCCATGTGGCAAACTTACAACGCAGTATTTACTTGCTAACTGAAGTTTCTGAAGTAAAAATTCAGAGTTGGCAACCGGTGTTGTTAGTTGAAACATAGTTTTCAGAAGAATAGGACATGTCAAGCAAAAGAACCCAACAAGGAAACACGCCAATACTTTGTATAACACACAGTTCAGCAACAGGAGATGTGGTTAACTTGTTTGTATTGGAGACGAACGGaaaatgtttttttgtttttCGCGAACACGCAAAGCTCTTGTGTGATAATTCCTGTCCAGGTCCAATGCTGTTCTCCATCTGATAAATGAAAGATTATGGAAATCTATGATGTTTGCTTCTGTAACATACCCTAGAACAAAAATGTCTGATTGGTCATCAGAAGGCAGGAGGTCATTCAGATTCAGCTCCATGTCTGGGGTTTTCCCGGCGACGTTCCATGTTGCTGCAAATACCCTGCGAGATGCCAAAGGAGAAAAAAACATCTGAATTTGAGCTTCACAGAGGAATACAAGGTTATCTAAGTGCCTAAATTTAGTTTGAAAACTAGTGATTCTACCTAAAGGTCTCGATATGTGTACTGGAGGTTGAAGAAGGTGAACTGAAACTGCTGAATTTCAGACTTGTACTTTTGAAGAAggatgaagatgatgctgatgGAGAAGCCACCTCTGACTGTTCTGGAGTCTCTCTGAAATTAACTGCAAACACATACACACACAAAGAATTGGTACTTGCACTTACTAGCATATTTGGATTTTAGACTTAACCAAATATGAACTCTCATGATAATCCTGGTCCAGAACATCAGGGTCAAGCTTGAACTTTCCACATCACACATGGAAATGAATTGTTCTTATCACGAATTGGAAAAGAGAGAAATACGTTGACTTTGCTTTGTCGAAAAACGTAATAATGTTCTGAACTTCGGAACCTACCTGAGGTGTTGATAGAGCCCTCATCGTTCTGTCTTGATGAAGAATTCCTACCCGTAATACCAGATACCCTTCCAAAGGGGGACTGAAGAAAGCAAAAGGCTAAAGTGAGTGATGACTATCTGGATTGATGGTTGCCTCAAGGGATGAGATAAGATGGTACCTTCTTCCTCCTGCTGGTTTTCTGGTCCATTTTCTGAGCTCAGCTTCTTCTTTCAGCATCAAATGAATGGCTCTTGTGCGAAAGCAATTAGTTAGCAGCTAGCACAGGTAATCTAAAGCCTGAAAAAAGGTGTTGGAGAACAAGTCAGGCTAAGACAGATGGAAGTTTCCTTGTTTCTACGGCAAAAACTATGCACGGCTTGTTCTTCTGAAACATAGCCACCAAAAGCTTTCGACGGCAAAATAAGAAACAAGAAAGCAACAACTCTCCAGTTAGAAACAGGAGTACTATTTAAATAGGACCAAACCTATCAGAAAAAAGAGGAACAAGCAAGACCTTATTTTTAAAAGAAAATTTCATTCCCTCAAAATACCGAGTATATTGGTAGTTATTTGAACACTCATAGACAAAACACCAAATGTAGCAACTATACAAAATTGGTGTCACAATCACGCAGACGATAGCAAAGCATATGTGACCCacctcataagtaggagcaacctATACctggaaagaaagaaagaaagaaagaaagaaatgtcctAGTCTTCTTTGATGCAATCAATTCAATGGAATAGTAGAAGTTGACCTCAAGAAATTTAAAGCAGCTATGAGAAGTTCCAAATGGGGAGATGCAACTGCTGATGCCCCTGCTGATGCCCCTGTCATCAGGCTACCAAAATAAGAAATTTCAGAAAGAATCAACAAACCGATGATAACGAAATAGAACCACAGAATACTCAAAGCAATTGAcacgataattgtcaacacattaGCTGACATAGTATTATAACCTTCATCTTACTTCTAGGTAAGACCAAATTGCTATTGCAACGGATGACCAGTGCTATAGTTGCAACAGTACTTAACATATGCAAGCAAAATCGTAGGCACCAATGGATAGAATTCCTTGAGACAAAATACCACCTTTTTCGTCAAAAACAGGGAAGTGTGAATGTGTGCAGGGGATCTTCTAAATTTATGTTGGCAAGCTCAAGGTATAGAAGGCAATGGAGTTTGACCAGCCGTTTCCAAGTATAAAGTGTAAACCGAATAAACAAACCCGCACAAAACCAAAGCTGTCATGTTACAACATAGAGCTGTGCTAACAGCTCTTTGGAAGCATCCAGCAAGTAGTAAGGCACGGGAGGCTCTAGGAACTGTAAAAAACATAACGACTGAAACTTTTGACAAAACAAATGTTCGGTACAAGTGTACACcaagaagaagcaaaaaaaacTCACACATTTTCTATTCATACGAAAGTTCCAGATTGGTATAATTGTTTGTCCAGTAACACGCCAAAACCAAGAAGGCAGGTAGGAGACCACACTGATTCCCCGAGGCAGCCGTATTGGCATTGGAAGCATCCAAAACAGAGGCTGATGCTCCCAAGAAAATGTATAAGTAAAATACTTGAAAAGGGCAAATTGCAGCCTGATTTTGGGCACGCAGTAAGAGTTCAAAATGACAACAACACAATGCTGTGGGACAATATAGGAGTAGGAATTAAGTTAGCCTACATCATTGTTAAGTGcccctcaatacttggaagaaatAATTCAAGCTTTTGTGTAAAGATAACTGCTTAGCCAATGAAAAGTGGTAGAGACTCCACGAAGCACACCAGAGAGCTTAGAGAAAGACCAAACAAATGATCATGTCCAATGCTCCCTGGGACTACAGATGCGAACCGGATCAAGATTACAAGTTAGCCATAACGAAAAAACCAAAAGAACAAAGGAGAAGAGAGGAAcactaggaggaggaggaagaggaagaatctCTTGTCTCACCTTGTTGAATCGTGATGATTCTCCTTCCTTGGAAGAGAAGGGGCAGGAATGGTGTCAAATGGACGCctaatacttttttttttttttttttttttgaaactaaatggACGCCTAATACTAGAAACGAAGGAACCTAATTCAGAGGAAGAAGATATAGCAAGAGAAGACATACTATTTTAGCCCGGTGGCAGCCTGGGAAACCGAGTAACCGACGGCCGGCTATCTGTCTCCGGTGCGGCGTTGTCGTGGTTGCCTGAAGCTGCCGGCGCAGATGAGCGGTTGACGAAGAATGGAATGGGATGGAGCGGAGGAGGAGTGGGCGACGTGGGAGGGGCGGCGGTTGGTCAGGTCAAACAGAAACGGGGCCGTGGGATTGGAGGCgggagaaggggagaagaagGGTGGAGCATGTCCTGTCCTGTTACCCGTTGGCTTTTCCCGATGTTTTGGAGAAGCAAGTAACTTGCAACTCCAAGGAATTTGTCGCGTACTCTACCATGGACCGGGGAGTGCCCCTCCTTCCGTCGTAAAATGACACATTGTGACTTTGATGATGGATGCGTGTAGGAGGAATTAGATTTGTCATCGAGTTACCTCACGTTCAATTTATGTTAGCACAACTTTTGTGCTGGCAAGTAATTATGCATATGCACCGCAAAAAAAGGGTAACCGTAGATATGATGGTCATATCCATGTATTTGGGACCGTGCAATATTTTATCATCTTGTATAGAAAAAGTCTTTTCAACTGAGTACAGTGATATGCATGCAGAATTGTGAAACATTCACGCTTGAATATGAGTCTCGGTTCTATTGTTTTCTTACCAGGCTAGCCCCTTTTCCTTAATTGTTTAACGAAAATAACGAGTTTACGGAGCAACTAGAGGGAGCAAAAAAAAAGGGGGAAGTAAGCACTAACAAAACCCACCGTGAGCTCTATGTGGATAGGCTCGTAGGCGAGGCGATAGGCGATCTGGCGATTTTTAGGCgaactcgcgccgccgccgccctttcCACCACCCCGACCTCTCCGACCCCCCGTCGCCACTGGTAttcgccggcgcgcccggcggagAAGCATGTCCATCCCAAAGTGGACGGCGGGGTTCCCATCATTCGCCGAGGAGGTGAGGATGGGAGAAGAGCGGAGGCGGAGGGAGAGGGAAGCGGCGATGGCGGTGGAGAGGAAACAGGCGTTACTACGGCGGAAATTGCTGATCCTCCGGATCAGCCTCGCCTCCGAGTGGGCGATCGAGCAAATGGCGAAGGGCTGGCGCCCGCACATCTCGAGGCAGGGCCTCGAGGAACAGGTTGCAGTGGCGCTAGCAATGATCAAGCTCAAGGATCCCGACGATCCGAAGCGGCTGATGGTGGAGCAGGGGTTGGAAGACCTGGAGAACTGGACGCCATGAGTGTCCTGGATCGAGGGTTGCCTCGGAGATCCTCTGTTCGAGGCGGCGATGGAGCTGGTTCTGCTGGTGCTGTGGGTGCTAGGAGATCAGCGGAACTGCGGCGGCGGGTGGAGAGGATCCGTCGAGGTAACCCATCTCCGGCAAGGGGAGGCTCGCCGGAGAGATTTGGGGGGCTTCTAGAAGTTTCCAGAAGCAATCCTCGCAGTTTGGCAGTGGTGTGATGTCTTCTTCTGATATCCGTCGATCATCAGCAGTTCCAAATCTAACCGTTGAGGTGGTGGCGGGTTTCAGAAATACGCCTTCTATTGTGGATAAGTCCAAGGCGACTACGCTCGTTCCAGACAAAG contains:
- the LOC124699284 gene encoding type I inositol polyphosphate 5-phosphatase 10-like yields the protein MDQKTSRRKKSPFGRVSGITGRNSSSRQNDEGSINTSVNFRETPEQSEVASPSASSSSFFKSTSLKFSSFSSPSSTSSTHIETFRVFAATWNVAGKTPDMELNLNDLLPSDDQSDIFVLGFQEVVPLNAGNVLVIEDNEPAARWLALINQALNRPSSSSPLASRSFSQSASPAYALQTASSSPLDPSLFHKNGSSPREVRRAAITRGRRLKSCTCPAEKPPRRRPNYRAPSSCLIMRCGSSKNQRQHAAEGDTTTSEEEDADVVVDEEAASSSMVSDATLLLRPAAGSLQGRYCLVACKQMVGLFTTVWARRELVAHISHVRLSCVGCGIMGRLGNKGCISVSMSLHQTSLCFVCSHLASGEKDGDELRRNSDVVEILKSTQFRRVCKRSGRRIPERILDHDRVIWLGDLNYRIGLSYAEAKKLVEAGDWAALFEKDQLKTEREGGVFRGWSEGLIAFAPTYKYSWNSDSYAGDDDGGSAGGAASKKKPKRRTPAWCDRILWRGEGIVQVAYVRGESKFSDHRPVCGAFMVEVAVLDGAAKMVKLVAATASMKVGAEELFYPGNRS